A single window of Oreochromis aureus strain Israel breed Guangdong linkage group 7, ZZ_aureus, whole genome shotgun sequence DNA harbors:
- the mfhas1 gene encoding malignant fibrous histiocytoma-amplified sequence 1 homolog, which produces MKTLNENKEKEAEEEGSGCSAMEDKENNLKTARLWRDAALRSRKLRSNLRQLTLCSKNNQIILPEDIADIEALNLGNNSLQELPDGLGSSLNNLRVLVLRRNKFSSVPRVVFELGRLVELDMSHNCLRSLPEGVGQLRGLKKLCISHNKIQHLPAQIGALQSLEELDMSFNDLHDFPRSFSGLARLRTLDADHNKLNQFPPEIMALGELEELDCSGNKFEVLPADVWKLQSIKILWLSSLHMSSLPHTFCHLQHLESLMLDGNHLTELPPSFGNLQSLKMINLSSNDFENFPQVILSIMGLEELYLSRNRLIHIPEEIGQLGKLVNLWLDNNSITYLPDSIVELENLEELVLQGNQIAILPDNFGKLSKVNIWKVKDNPLIQPPYEVCMKGIPYIAVYQKELAHSQFAVKPRLKLVLMGTQNAGKTRLRQSLVSTQQDASSNQGNKGIEVTNWVADADRHLTFLVYDLSGKQNYDLIKPFFLSPGALYILVINLKMYSPKNFYTHVGYFLHLLCAKVPHAVVCLVGTHTDLCAEVEVEEKTLDIHRQIGLQEKRDIQSLRGLALQVDQALEQGYNVRTSSPHVLFYGVTDKNLRRRKAQLQYMLNHRLQILSPVLRVSSTGAQRNIPRLREKLMSVAEHREIFPNLHRVLPKSWQMLEELHFKPKDLWLSWWDSARLGLQAGLTEDRLQSALSYLHESGKLLYFEDSLTLKEYVFHNLPRFIAILNVFFQRDESTLLDRLLSEGERGDKGRVSLVIEDEKGENLRVTHLQHHVEGFLQHGLLPSNVIRLLLRPLIQTQQDLHLIMELLEKMGICYCINKPRSKPLNGATVWYKFPSYVSSEEVQVDASAGGSSLPLCNFFSVEQLHIQYSFPFLFPPGLFARFSVQINSHVVQRSDGKHQIFAYRGKVPVVISHRPAKGKLQVETLSIASHASLPNIWTAWQAITPLVEELNMLLQEWPGLHYSVHVLCSKCLKRGSSNPHAFPGELLSQPRPEGLTEIVCPKNGSERVNVALVYPPTPTVLSPCLK; this is translated from the coding sequence ATGAAAACTCTCAATGAAAACAAGGAGaaggaggcggaggaggaggGGTCCGGCTGCAGCGCCATGGAGGACAAGGAGAACAATCTGAAAACGGCCAGGCTGTGGAGGGATGCCGCCCTCCGCTCCAGGAAGCTGCGGAGCAACCTGCGGCAGCTCACCCTGTGCTCCAAAAACAACCAGATCATCCTGCCAGAGGACATAGCCGACATCGAGGCGCTCAACCTGGGAAACAACTCCCTGCAGGAGCTGCCGGACGGCCTGGGATCCTCCCTGAACAACCTGCGCGTCTTGGTCCTCCGCAGGAACAAGTTCAGCTCTGTCCCTAGGGTAGTGTTTGAGCTGGGGCGGCTGGTGGAGCTCGACATGAGCCACAACTGTTTGAGGAGCCTTCCTGAGGGCGTGGGGCAGCTGAGAGGGCTGAAGAAGTTGTGCATCAGTCACAACAAAATCCAGCACCTGCCGGCTCAGATCGGAGCTCTGCAGTCTTTGGAGGAGCTCGACATGAGCTTCAATGACCTGCATGACTTCCCCAGGTCGTTCTCCGGCCTCGCCCGCCTGCGAACTCTGGACGCAGATCACAACAAGCTGAACCAGTTCCCCCCCGAGATCATGGCCCTCGGTGAGCTGGAGGAGCTTGACTGCTCTGGGAACAAGTTCGAGGTGTTACCAGCGGACGTTTGGAAGCTGCAGTCCATCAAAATCCTGTGGCTCAGCAGCCTCCACATGTCCTCCTTACCCCACACTTTCTGTCACCTGCAGCACCTGGAGAGCCTGATGTTGGACGGGAACCACCTCACAGAGCTGCCCCCCTCCTTCGGCAACCTGCAAAGTCTCAAAATGATCAATCTGTCCTCAAATGACTTTGAAAACTTTCCCCAGGTTATTTTGAGCATAATGGGATTAGAGGAGCTTTACCTGAGCAGGAATAGACTGATTCATATTCCAGAGGAAATCGGCCAGCTGGGGAAGCTGGTGAACCTGTGGCTGGACAATAACAGCATCACATATCTGCCTGACTCCATCGTGGAGCTGGAGAATCTGGAGGAGCTCGTTTTACAGGGTAACCAAATAGCCATTCTTCCAGATAATTTTGGAAAGCTTTCCAAAGTGAACATTTGGAAAGTGAAGGATAACCCTCTGATCCAGCCACCGTACGAGGTGTGCATGAAGGGAATCCCATACATCGCAGTGTATCAGAAGGAGCTTGCGCACTCTCAGTTTGCCGTGAAGCCGCGGCTCAAACTGGTCCTGATGGGGACCCAAAACGCAGGGAAAACCCGACTGAGGCAGAGCCTGGTGAGCACGCAGCAGGACGCTAGCAGTAACCAGGGAAACAAAGGAATTGAAGTCACCAATTGGGTGGCAGACGCTGATCGCCACCTCACATTCCTCGTGTATGACCTGTCAGGGAAGCAAAACTACGACCTGATCAAACCCTTCTTTCTCTCCCCCGGTGCTCTCTACATTCTCGTCATCAACCTCAAAATGTACTCGCCCAAGAACTTTTACACCCATGTTGGGTATTTCCTCCACCTGCTCTGCGCCAAAGTGCCCCATGCTGTAGTCTGTTTGGTGGGCACGCACACAGACCTGTGtgcagaggtggaggtggaggagaagaCTCTGGACATCCACAGGCAGATTGGCCTGCAGGAGAAGAGGGACATCCAGAGTTTAAGGGGGCTGGCTCTGCAGGTGGACCAGGCTCTGGAGCAGGGCTACAACGTCCGCACCTCCAGCCCTCACGTCCTCTTTTACGGTGTCACTGACAAGAACCTGAGGCGCCGAAAAGCCCAGCTGCAGTACATGCTGAACCACCGGCTGCAGATCCTCTCTCCTGTCCTGAGAGTTAGCAGCACAGGTGCTCAGAGGAACATCCCAAGGCTGAGAGAGAAGCTCATGTCCGTTgcagaacacagggagattttCCCCAACCTCCATCGTGTGCTGCCAAAGTCCTGGCAGATGCTGGAGGAGCTGCACTTTAAGCCCAAAGACCTGTGGCTCTCGTGGTGGGACTCAGCCCGCCTGGGCCTGCAGGCGGGGCTCACCGAGGACCGGCTGCAGAGCGCTTTATCCTACCTGCACGAGAGCGGGAAGCTGCTCTACTTTGAGGACAGCCTCACACTGAAGGAATATGTTTTTCACAATCTTCCACGATTCATCGCAATTCTCAATGTGTTCTTCCAGAGGGATGAGTCCACCCTGCTGGACCGGCTCCTCTCTGAGGGGGAGAGAGGGGACAAGGGGAGGGTGAGTCTGGTCATAGAGGATGAGAAGGGAGAGAACCTCAGGGTCACCCATCTGCAGCACCACGTTGAGGGCTTCCTCCAGCATGGACTCTTACCCTCTAATGTCATCCGCTTGCTCCTCAGACCGCTCATCCAGACCCAGCAGGACCTCCACCTCATCATGGAGCTACTGGAGAAGATGGGGATCTGCTATTGCATCAACAAACCCCGCAGCAAGCCTCTGAATGGCGCGACTGTGTGGTACAAGTTCCCCAGCTACGTCAGCAGCGAGGAGGTCCAGGTGGATGCTTCAGCCGGCGGGAGCTCTCTGCCTCTGTGTAACTTCTTCTCCGTGGAGCAGCTGCACATCCAGTACagtttccctttcctgtttccTCCTGGACTGTTCGCACGCTTCAGCGTGCAGATCAACAGCCACGTGGTGCAGCGTTCAGACGGCAAGCACCAGATCTTCGCCTATCGGGGTAAAGTTCCCGTGGTGATCAGCCACCGGCCTGCCAAAGGAAAGCTGCAGGTGGAGACTCTTTCCATCGCCAGCCACGCCTCACTGCCCAACATCTGGACTGCCTGGCAGGCCATCACCCCACTGGTGGAGGAGCTGAACATGCTGCTGCAGGAGTGGCCCGGTCTGCACTACTCTGTACATGTTCTCTGTTCCAAGTGCCTCAAGAGAGGGTCGTCCAACCCACACGCCTTCCCAG